CTGCTCCAAGGGAGGTCGAGCTGGCTCCTTTGGTCTCCGTGACCTTTGCAGAGGTTGgtggctccaaggtgtcagcagaggaGGACCCAGAGAAAGTACTGCTCTTTCTGCCAGGAGAGTCATCGGGAGCCGCTTCCCTCTCACCAGGCAGCGGAGGGAGCTGGAGGACCCTGTGATGCTGCCGAGGGCTGGGAAGCCTTGGAGAAGGAGGCGAGGGAACAGGTGACATCCGTGTGTATGCACAGGACTGAGAGGATGAATTATTCAGCGGCATGCTGAGggctgccagggctgggggggACGGTCTCTTCTCATCGCCTCCGGGTTGTGACCAGTCAGGGCCTACACTGGGGGGCGGATCCAGAAACAAGGTTTTGTGACCCTTCAGAGGCATCCCAGCTTTCCTCTTGCTTCTGGTTTCTGGGAGGGTGTGGGTGGCTGGCGTGCTGAGGGGGAAGCCCAGCCTTTTCCCCTCGGTGGCTTCATCTACCTTCTCACTCTCTATCACCTTCAGCAGGACCTTGTTCACAGCGCCTTCGGCGCTGGCTGGGATACGTTCCCTGTCCGATGCCTGCAATGACCTGTCTCCGTGCTGCTCCGTGCCCGGCCACCTGCAACCCTGAGTCCCGGCCTCGGCTCCAGGGAGGGTGAACAAGTCCGCTCTGGGTATAAACTCAGCTTGGGCTGCTGGGCAAATGGCAACGCTTTCCTCACTCTCAAGATGTGTTTTAACTACTCTTTGCACCTGAGTGGACAGGTCCTGGACTTTGGCCACCACTTTGGAAATAGGCTTCTTCCCGCATGTATGCTCACCAGACTTCTCCCTCCGGCCCTTTTCTGCCTCTGGATGTTGCTCAGGGTCCTCACGACGTTCAGACAAATCTGTTTGCTGGTGCGCCAGCCTGCGTGGGCCCCTCTTTGGCACTCTAGCACCACTATCATCTCCTGGCTCTGTGGAGCTGCAGTCAGGGGGCAGCCCTCCTCTTCCAAACCCAGTGCCCTCAGAAGTCTTCCTGAAGCTCCCACTGGCATCCAGTGCACCGGGGATCTCTGGGGGACAGCTCCCTCTCCACTGTACGGAAGACGTGAACGCCCCACTTGGGAGCAAGTTGCCTTTCTCCTCTAGAAGCCAAAGATTATGCCTTGTTCGAGAAATAGGAAGGGAGTTACTGGAATAGATTTGGTCCTTCCCCATCTGAGGAGCCGATTCCTGGCCCCCACGCCCTTTTCTTCTTGTCCTCTTCTGTGGAAGCACCTGAAAGCTTCCTCTCCTTCCACCAAACCTCCGGGGCTTTTTGTTCCCATGGGCGCTCCTCTTATTGAGACAGCCCACGGGGGGCTCACCCGGCCAGTCACCAACACTCTGGAAACAGTCGTCCTCGGGGGCCAGGCTCACGGACAGCTCCGGTAGTTTCCCCTCCTGGCTCCCCATCATAATCCCCAGGATGTGGTCTGAGCTCAGCAGATTGGCCAgaagtctctccctctctgctgtgAGTTTGTACAGCTCAGTTAAAATGTCTTTTGTGGGAGTTTGCTTGAAAAATATGTCGCCTGGATGTTCATTCGGCTGCAGGCTGAGGCTGATGACGTCTGACCCCTCCCTGACTTGGTAGCAGTTATGAAACCCTTTATTGGATCTGTCTAGAGTTACAGTGCCCTTGTATGAAAATCCTCTGACTTCCCCCCTTGGAAGATAGAAGCTGATGTAGCAGACTTCAGTAATGGGCTTACGCAATTGGAGGGTGCAGTGAGTGCCTTCCATTATGCCTACCTAATTATTCATGCCTTGGAGATGCTGGTCTGTGGTCAGGCTTCCCAGGCTCCGGTGGTAGGGCATGTGATGGTGGCTAGGCAGGGAAAGCAGCTGACAATCATCTCCAGCAACAAGACTGCCTGGTAGAAGAACAGGGGAAGAAAGCAGCTTGTGTAACAGACTGCATAAATCACAAGCCAACATCAATCAAAGCATAGTCATGACCTACCCTTCCTCTCTGGCTGGCCTCAACCAACGCAACTCACACCAGCCAGAAAGCTGACTGCaacctcttccccactcccatcccACCCTGGACCAGAGTTTTTCTACAGCCGAGGGTTGGGAGAGCGCTCTAATTTCAGCCCTAAGACAAAAGTTCCTTTTCCCCACAAGGGAAATCACAATATACCCTAGAGCAGGTCTGTCAACTTCTCTAGGCTTCAGTTTGTGTTTTTCTATTAAACACAACTAATAGACCTCCCAGAAATCCCACAGAAAAGGGACTTTGAGATCCTTAGAAAACATAGACATTTTAAGAACTTGTGTCTGCAATATTTGCAAAAATGAGTCAAGCTTTTTTATCTCCAAAAAGTACTTGTTAACATTTGAGATTAATTATCTATTTCACTTAAAGCAGTATAAGGGAAAGGTATTAGGCCACAAATTTGGAGTCTTTCCTGAATACAACTCACATATCTTTGCCAAAACagttaaaagtgaaaatttttaagtttgaaatttaATTAATTCAGGGGTCTTAATCAAGACTGTTTGTCATTTTTCCAACTTCTTGCCCATTTAAGGCCAaatggaaggacagagaaaaagcaaatatcTATATGCTACTGCTGGCCTTGTATGGACTTTCCATGTCTTTACCAAAAAAAGGAGCTGAAAAGTCACATAAGCAGTGAAGATGGCTGTTCTCTCCTGAGATCTGAGGAATACCAGGAATGTCTTTGTGGCTAACGTCCTCCTCTCCCCCCAGACCAAGAAATATGGAGCTTAGAATTCTGTATTACAACACTTCACGTTGTAATACAACAAAACAAGCATTTCCTAGTCTTCAAGACTTCCGTGGCTAAACGACATTCCCCCTGGGAAAGGGTAACACAGTAACCACTTATTCATCATTGATATCCTTTGGGAATTATTTTCCTCAGATACTTTATAACTAgttctaaataagaaaaaaactacataaaagtacattttgaatggcagaagagagaaaggagaaaagagtttTGTAACAGAACCTCCTTGAGGAAGACAgataaaaagtgataaaaatgaaggttaaaaaaaatgcacacatctGGTCAACCCACAAGTGCCAGGAGGACTGAGAGTactcagagaaagggaaagtggaACACCatttcaaagtgctaaaagaaaagatGTGTTAAGCCAGAATTTTATATACAGCTAAAATAGTCCTCAAAAATGatagtgaaataaagacattctcagacgAAGATAGAGTTAGTTGCCAGCAGACCTGCTCTAAAAGAATTGCTAAAGGAAGCTTttcagagagaatgaaaaaagtaagaaactTGTAacatcaagaaagaagaaaaggcaacagAAATAGTAATATCTGTGTAAATATAGTATGATTCCTCTCTTGAGTTCTTTAAACAATGTTTaacagttgaaaacaaaaaatattacattttcagTGGGGTTGCAATATACGTACATATAATACACGAGACAGCTACAACATTAAGGAGATGCGGTAAAGTATAATGGTAATTTAATTCTGACTACACTGTGAAGAGTTAGGCATGCATATTTAGtccctagagcaaccactaaaagagatataatgaaaaatacaattgatATATTCAAATGGaataacaaaaaaacattcaaataactcaaaagaaaacaagaaaggggaAACAAAAGACAGGAACCAAAAAAGAGGCAACaaacataagtaaataataaaatggtaaacCTAAATTTAAACATATCAACAATTGACATTAAATGTCAATGGTCTAcacacaccattaaaaaaaaaaaagattgtcagggtgcctgggtaaaCCTAAATCTAAACGTATCAACAAttaacattaaatgtaaatggtctacacacaccactaaaaaacaaaagattgtcagggtgcctgggtggctcagtcagttgagtgtctgactctcagtttcggctcaggtcatgatctcatggtttcgtgagttcaagccccacatcaggctctgtgctgacagtgcggagcctgcttgggattctctctctctccccctctatctctgcccttcccccactatgctgtctctgtctcaaaataaataaactttaaagaacttaataaaaaataaattaaaaaacaaagattgtcATAACCTGTATGGTATACACTTAAGGTCACTGGCTTGGATGAAGTTTACTCAAGAAAActacacaggggtgcctgggtggcgcagtcggttaagcgtccgacttcagccaggtcacgatctcgcggtccgtgagttcgagccccgcgtcgggctctgggctgatggctcagagcctggagcctgtttccgattctgtgtctccctctctctctgcccctcccctgttcatgctctgtctctctctgtcccaaaaataaaataaacgttgaaaaaaaaatttttttaaataaaaaaagaaaactacacagtTTTAGacagaccaaaacaaaaacaaaaacaaacaaaacaaaaacaaaggttgTAGAACAGAGTACTGGAAACACAGCTATTTAAGGGCTAAACGGAGGGAAACAAGACTATGCAAAGCTGAAAAAGATTGGGTAGTAAGATAATTCTCCATATTTTGTAGCTACAGAAATTAAGATTCAGTGATTTAACTTCTTACTATGCTTTTATTATAGGTCTGTAAACCCTAGCTCTAACATCTTTCAATCAGTGTTGCCAAACTGAGACCAGAACCCATGTCTCAGACACTAGTGTTAGATTACACCAGACAGCTTCCATAATATAAGCAAgactttcttcctcccttccctgacaATAACAGGAGTCACATACCCAGTTACACCTTTAAATTCTTCGCTTCATTCTCACCTATCATCTCTTCTTAAAGACCTGTTGCATTTTCCCTCTATTGCTACATTTTCTTTTGCAGAGGAAAGGGCAAAAACAGTGAAAGTCATAGCCATGGTGTTGTACTATGATGAACCTTTCAACTAAAGATCAGGTGATACAGTGTAGAAGATAAAAGGAGTGACTTTGGGGTTGTAGATCGCAACATTGGTCATGTGGCTTGTGGCAGGATACATAGCAAAGTAAGTCCCTACCaactataaaagaaaagcatCCCATTCTTGGAAttctaaactttaaaacaatgttGTAAAGTTGTATCTTGTTTCCAAGATAAAATACTCTTCTACCAGGTTCTGTGGGTCCAAATCCAGGTGCAAGGGGGCTTCTTCATGCTATCTGTTCATAATTTCTGAGTTTCCAATGATCATGTAAGCAAATAGGGGTGGTACTCGTAGTACCTCTCTCTCTAGGCCTTaccatttaatgaaaaaaatgaaacaaaagacatTTCTGCAATGAAAGGTAGGGATTGAGAAGtgaattgttttaattataaagtGGAGTTGCTTGAAAAGGACAAGGTTCTCCTGTGAATGCACAAGAGCACAGGTATTGATACATCAGTGGCACAAAGACAATCTAACTTGCCTGAATTTAGCATCCACAGAGCATCTTAGAGGAAATTtacggaagaaaaaaaaaagattatttcatatTAGAAAGTGAGTTTCAGAATTAGCTTTGCTACAATTTTGGATATCCAAAGTCCAAATAATTTAAGATAGATTATTGCAAAGAATACACACATTTTCAGACACTCTTATTTCCCCATTCTCTTCtacagtttgaaattatttttttttaatttttttaatgttttatttatttttgatacagagagagacagagcatgaacgggggagggtcagagagagagagggagacacaaaatccgaaacaggctccaggctctgagctgtcagcacagagcctgacgcggggcttgaactcacggactgcgagatcatgacctgagcccaagtcggacgcttaaccgactgagccacccaggtgcccctgaaattactTTTATCAAAATTGTTATGCACATCCTCCACTATCGTTAATGAACATTTACAGGACTGTCTCTGGAGCACAGAATAACTATCCACACTTTTCCCCAGGATCTCTCAACCAAAGAAAAGACTGTCA
This window of the Prionailurus viverrinus isolate Anna chromosome B3, UM_Priviv_1.0, whole genome shotgun sequence genome carries:
- the FMN1 gene encoding formin-1 isoform X3 — translated: MEGTHCTLQLRKPITEVCYISFYLPRGEVRGFSYKGTVTLDRSNKGFHNCYQVREGSDVISLSLQPNEHPGDIFFKQTPTKDILTELYKLTAERERLLANLLSSDHILGIMMGSQEGKLPELSVSLAPEDDCFQSVGDWPGEPPVGCLNKRSAHGNKKPRRFGGRRGSFQVLPQKRTRRKGRGGQESAPQMGKDQIYSSNSLPISRTRHNLWLLEEKGNLLPSGAFTSSVQWRGSCPPEIPGALDASGSFRKTSEGTGFGRGGLPPDCSSTEPGDDSGARVPKRGPRRLAHQQTDLSERREDPEQHPEAEKGRREKSGEHTCGKKPISKVVAKVQDLSTQVQRVVKTHLESEESVAICPAAQAEFIPRADLFTLPGAEAGTQGCRWPGTEQHGDRSLQASDRERIPASAEGAVNKVLLKVIESEKVDEATEGKRLGFPLSTPATHTLPETRSKRKAGMPLKGHKTLFLDPPPSVGPDWSQPGGDEKRPSPPALAALSMPLNNSSSQSCAYTRMSPVPSPPSPRLPSPRQHHRVLQLPPLPGEREAAPDDSPGRKSSTFSGSSSADTLEPPTSAKVTETKGASSTSLGAGQPRLASGEPLEKGLGPGKTTARPQYQSPPEEQQKPLKAAWDQARDVHGT